Proteins from a genomic interval of Lolium perenne isolate Kyuss_39 chromosome 1, Kyuss_2.0, whole genome shotgun sequence:
- the LOC127300419 gene encoding uncharacterized protein isoform X1 — translation MEGFPGGTPDAQQLHATMLAIEQACSLIQVHMNPSEAEKVLCSLHSSLMPYQACRFILETSLMPNARFQAAGAIGDAAIREWGILTDENKRSLILYCLNYVMEHAGSPDGYVQSKVSAVSARLLKRGWLEFPDQEKGAIFFEVEQSIRGMHGPNRQFAGINFLETLVSEFSPSTASSMGLPKEFHEQCQWSLEVKFLKDFYVWAQAAVFNTADKILNSNVTIPEEKACSAALRLMLQILSWSFKPTLEHENSDAKIKSGLRSDAINLKKFERSLVKPGSSWTDVLISSAHTTWVLNFYTTLRQKYSYDTLWGDSPIAVSCRQVIVQLCSLAGAVFPNDNGDAQIEHFMHILSAVIMWIEPPNVIAESIRNGGSESEFIDGCHALLSVASLTNSSLFDNLLKSIRQYGTINLLSALTSEAVKSVLDNQNEEETWGSDALDILLETWNVILGEADADKSPMSADGALAASNLFKIIAESHLKAAADSAFEDNDDAEYFHVSVSKRDEQLALYALIARAAADTAIPFLEQLFSERFARLSQADVQNDPTRTLEELYWLLLITSHVLTDSGEGETLLIPEALQAGFPNVVEVAQHPVVTLSWSIINFSRQCLDSGIRGRYFSPRLMEAVIWFLARWVATYLVPLDVSREIDSMGKHGSQHSRKLLNSFAWENNQGELVLDFVVLISMVALTTYQGEIELQTLTCQKLLATVVRRKHTCAYVVQLDSWRDLTTAFASGRSLFSLSGRLQRSLAETLACAASCIKDPEASVQYLRDLMGPVAGCLVENASRSDLKSVAHQPDVIYMVCCLLERLRGAARATQPRTQKVLFEMGHTVMNSLLTLLEVYKNQPEVIYMILKFVVDFIDGQAVFLDGKETSVLMSFCLRLLQIYSSHNIGKVMLSLSSTLRSESQSEKYKDLRALLRLLTNICSKDLVGFLSDSNIEGSPDIAEVIYVGLDIVTPLISLDLLKYPKLSRDYFILMSHLLEVYPEKVAHLNRDAFGRIIGSLEFGLRNQDSDVVERCLAAVNALASYHFKERIGGRGGLSSQLMESEGSNGKLQESISSHFLRLLLQLLLFEDFRMELAGSAADALLPLLFCEQELYQRLVHELLEKQQNPTVKSRLAVAFHNLTSSNNLSSTLDRPNRQKFRKNLRTFLGEVSSFMQIK, via the exons atggAGGGCTTCCCTGGCGGCACCCCCGATGCGCAACAGCTCCATGCCACCATGCTCGCCATCGAGCAGGCCTGCTCCCTCATCCAG GTGCACATGAATCCGTCTGAAGCGGAAAAAGTTCTATGTTCACTCCATTCATCTCTGATGCCTTATCAAGCTTGCAGGTTTATTCTTG AGACATCCCTAATGCCAAATGCGAGATTCCAAGCTGCTGGAGCAATTGGTGATGCTGCTATAAGGGAGTGGGGAATTCTAACAGACGAGAACAAAAGAAGCCTAATACT ATATTGCCTGAACTACGTGATGGAGCATGCAGGTTCCCCTGATGGCTATGTGCAATCAAAAGTTTCTGCCGTGTCAGCTAGATTACTAAAAAGAGGCTG GCTTGAGTTTCCGGACCAAGAAAAAGGCGCTATCTTCTTTGAG GTTGAGCAGTCCATCCGGGGCATGCATGGGCCTAATCGACAGTTTGCTGGGATCAATTTCTTAGAAACCTTG GTTTCAGAGTTTTCCCCTTCAACTGCTTCTTCTATGGGCCTGCCTAAGGAGTTCCATGAACAATGCCAATGGTCACTTGAAGTGAAGTTTCTGAAG GACTTCTATGTCTGGGCACAAGCTGCTGTATTCAATACCGCAGACAAAATCTTGAATTCAAATGTAACTATACCTGAGGAGAAAGCATGTTCAGCGGCATTGCGCCTAATGCTTCAAATATTAAGCTGGAGCTTCAAGCCAACTTTGGAACATGAGAATTCAGATGCTAAGATAAAGTCTGGTTTGAGGAGCGATGCCATAAATCTGAAGAAATTTGAACGTTCATTGGTCAAG CCAGGGTCTTCGTGGACTGATGTTCTAATATCAAGTGCACATACTACCTGGGTTTTGAACTTCTACACTACCCTGCGCCAGAAGTACTCTTATGATACACTATGGGGCGATTCTCCTATTGCTGTTTCTTGCAGACAGGTCATAGTGCAATTATGCTCCTTGGCAGGCGCTGTTTTTCCTAATG ATAATGGTGATGCACAGATTGAACACTTTATGCACATACTTTCTGCTGTTATCATGTGGATTGAACCTCCAAATGTCATTGCGGAATCAATTAGAAATGGCGGAAGCGAAAG TGAGTTCATAGATGGTTGCCATGCCCTGCTTTCAGTGGCATCTTTGACTAACAGCTCACTTTTTGACAACCTCCTGAAATCGATAAG GCAATATGGCACAATTAACCTGCTTTCCGCTTTGACATCCGAAGCTGTCAAGTCTGTTCTGGATAACCAGAATGAAGAAGAAACCTGGGGTTCAGATGCTCTAGATATATTGTTAGAAACATGGAATGTTATTCTGGGG GAAGCTGATGCTGATAAAAGTCCTATGTCAGCTGATGGAGCACTCGCAGCTTCAAATTTGTTTAAGATCATTGCAGAGTCACATTTGaagg CTGCTGCTGATTCTGCATTTGAAGATAATGATGACGCTGAATACTTTCATGTTTCTGTTTCAA AGCGTGATGAGCAGTTGGCCTTGTATGCTCTGATTGCACGAGCAGCTGCTGACACCGCCATACCCTTTCTTGAGCAATTATTTTCTGAGCGGTTTGCACGGCTAAGTCAG GCAGATGTCCAGAATGACCCCACACGAACATTGGAGGAGCTGTATTGGCTGCTGCTGATTACCAGTCATGTCCTAACTGATTCAGGCGAAGGAGAAACACTGCTT ATTCCTGAAGCTTTACAGGCTGGATTCCCCAATGTAGTTGAAGTAGCACAGCATCCTGTAGTTACATTATCATG GTCTATAATAAACTTTTCAAGACAATGTCTGGACTCAGGAATTAGAGGAAGGTACTTCAGTCCCCGGCTGATGGAG GCAGTGATTTGGTTCTTGGCCAGATGGGTTGCAACCTATTTAGTACCGCTTGATGTTAGTAGAGAAATCGATAGTATGGGTAAACATGGATCCCAACATTCTAGAAAACTGCTGAACAGTTTTGCGTGGGAGAATAACCAAGGAGAGCTTGTTCTTGATTTTGTTGTTCTCATCTCAATGGTAGCACTTACTACATATCAGGGCGAAATTGAGCTGCAG ACACTCACATGCCAAAAGCTACTTGCCACAGTTGTTCGACGGAAACACACATGTGCTTATGTTGTGCAGTTG GATTCATGGCGTGATCTTACAACAGCTTTTGCGAGTGGGCGTTCTTTATTTTCATTGAGTGGACGTTTACAG AGATCTCTAGCAGAAACACTTGCATGTGCAGCTTCCTGCATCAAGGATCCTGAGGCATCTGTGCA GTATTTGAGAGACCTCATGGGACCAGTCGCAGGATGCCTAGTAGAAAATGCTAGCAGGAGTGATCTCAAATCTGTTGCACATCAACCAGATGTTATCTACATG GTCTGTTGCCTATTGGAAAGGCTAAGAGGAGCTGCTAGAGCTACTCAGCCTCGCACTCAAAAGGTTCTGTTTGAGATGGGTCATACCGTGATGAACTCACTCTTGACTCTTCTGGAAGTGTACAAAAATCAG CCTGAAGTCATATACATGATACTCAAGTTCGTGGTTGACTTCATTGATGGTCAAGCTGTATTCCTGGATGGTAAGGAGACATCAGTCTTGATGAGCTTTTGCTTACGACTGCTCCAGATATACTCCTCGCATAATATTGGAAAG GTAATGCTCTCCCTGTCTTCAACTCTGCGCAGTGAGTCACAATCTGAAAAATATAAGGATCTGCGTGCTTTGCTTCGGCTTTTAACAAATATATGCTCCAAGGATTTG GTGGGTTTCCTATCTGATAGCAACATTGAGGGCTCCCCAGATATTGCAGAG GTCATCTATGTTGGTCTTGATATTGTGACTCCCTTGATATCTTTGGACCTTCTTAAGTACCCTAAACTCAGTCGTGAT TATTTTATACTGATGTCACACTTGTTGGAAGTGTACCCTGAGAAGGTTGCTCACTTAAACAGGGATGCTTTTGGAAGAATTATTGGCAGTCTTGAATTTGGCCTGCGCAATCAG GATAGCGATGTTGTTGAGAGGTGCCTGGCAGCAGTAAATGCTCTTGCTTCATACCATTTCAAAGAAAGAATTGGAGGGAGAGGAGGACTTAGTTCACAGCTTATGGAATCTGAAGGATCAAATGGCAAGCTACAGGAAAGCATATCAAGCCACTTCTTGAGGCTTCTCCTGCAATTACTTCTGTTTGAAGATTTCAG AATGGAATTAGCAGGGTCTGCTGCAGATGCTTTGCTTCCTTTGCTTTTCTGTGAACAGGAGTTATAtcag AGGCTGGTCCATGAGTTGCTTGAGAAACAGCAGAATCCGACTGTGAAATCAAGGCTGGCAGTTGCTTTCCATAATCTTACAAGCTCTAACAATCTCTCAAGCACGCTTGACCGTCCAAATCGGCAGAAATTCAGGAAAAATCTCCGTACTTTCTTAGGCGAGGTCTCAAGCTTCATGCAGATAAAGTAA
- the LOC127300419 gene encoding uncharacterized protein isoform X2, with amino-acid sequence MEGFPGGTPDAQQLHATMLAIEQACSLIQVHMNPSEAEKVLCSLHSSLMPYQACRFILETSLMPNARFQAAGAIGDAAIREWGILTDENKRSLILYCLNYVMEHAGSPDGYVQSKVSAVSARLLKRGWLEFPDQEKGAIFFEVEQSIRGMHGPNRQFAGINFLETLVSEFSPSTASSMGLPKEFHEQCQWSLEVKFLKDFYVWAQAAVFNTADKILNSNVTIPEEKACSAALRLMLQILSWSFKPTLEHENSDAKIKSGLRSDAINLKKFERSLVKPGSSWTDVLISSAHTTWVLNFYTTLRQKYSYDTLWGDSPIAVSCRQVIVQLCSLAGAVFPNDNGDAQIEHFMHILSAVIMWIEPPNVIAESIRNGGSESEFIDGCHALLSVASLTNSSLFDNLLKSIRQYGTINLLSALTSEAVKSVLDNQNEEETWGSDALDILLETWNVILGEADADKSPMSADGALAASNLFKIIAESHLKAAADSAFEDNDDAEYFHVSVSKRDEQLALYALIARAAADTAIPFLEQLFSERFARLSQQADVQNDPTRTLEELYWLLLITSHVLTDSGEGETLLIPEALQAGFPNVVEVAQHPVVTLSWSIINFSRQCLDSGIRGRYFSPRLMEAVIWFLARWVATYLVPLDVSREIDSMGKHGSQHSRKLLNSFAWENNQGELVLDFVVLISMVALTTYQGEIELQTLTCQKLLATVVRRKHTCAYVVQLDSWRDLTTAFASGRSLFSLSGRLQRSLAETLACAASCIKDPEASVQYLRDLMGPVAGCLVENASRSDLKSVAHQPDVIYMVCCLLERLRGAARATQPRTQKVLFEMGHTVMNSLLTLLEVYKNQPEVIYMILKFVVDFIDGQAVFLDGKETSVLMSFCLRLLQIYSSHNIGKVMLSLSSTLRSESQSEKYKDLRALLRLLTNICSKDLVGFLSDSNIEGSPDIAEVIYVGLDIVTPLISLDLLKYPKLSRDYFILMSHLLEVYPEKVAHLNRDAFGRIIGSLEFGLRNQDSDVVERCLAAVNALASYHFKERIGGRGGLSSQLMESEGSNGKLQESISSHFLRLLLQLLLFEDFRMELAGSAADALLPLLFCEQELYQRLVHELLEKQQNPTVKSRLAVAFHNLTSSNNLSSTLDRPNRQKFRKNLRTFLGEVSSFMQIK; translated from the exons atggAGGGCTTCCCTGGCGGCACCCCCGATGCGCAACAGCTCCATGCCACCATGCTCGCCATCGAGCAGGCCTGCTCCCTCATCCAG GTGCACATGAATCCGTCTGAAGCGGAAAAAGTTCTATGTTCACTCCATTCATCTCTGATGCCTTATCAAGCTTGCAGGTTTATTCTTG AGACATCCCTAATGCCAAATGCGAGATTCCAAGCTGCTGGAGCAATTGGTGATGCTGCTATAAGGGAGTGGGGAATTCTAACAGACGAGAACAAAAGAAGCCTAATACT ATATTGCCTGAACTACGTGATGGAGCATGCAGGTTCCCCTGATGGCTATGTGCAATCAAAAGTTTCTGCCGTGTCAGCTAGATTACTAAAAAGAGGCTG GCTTGAGTTTCCGGACCAAGAAAAAGGCGCTATCTTCTTTGAG GTTGAGCAGTCCATCCGGGGCATGCATGGGCCTAATCGACAGTTTGCTGGGATCAATTTCTTAGAAACCTTG GTTTCAGAGTTTTCCCCTTCAACTGCTTCTTCTATGGGCCTGCCTAAGGAGTTCCATGAACAATGCCAATGGTCACTTGAAGTGAAGTTTCTGAAG GACTTCTATGTCTGGGCACAAGCTGCTGTATTCAATACCGCAGACAAAATCTTGAATTCAAATGTAACTATACCTGAGGAGAAAGCATGTTCAGCGGCATTGCGCCTAATGCTTCAAATATTAAGCTGGAGCTTCAAGCCAACTTTGGAACATGAGAATTCAGATGCTAAGATAAAGTCTGGTTTGAGGAGCGATGCCATAAATCTGAAGAAATTTGAACGTTCATTGGTCAAG CCAGGGTCTTCGTGGACTGATGTTCTAATATCAAGTGCACATACTACCTGGGTTTTGAACTTCTACACTACCCTGCGCCAGAAGTACTCTTATGATACACTATGGGGCGATTCTCCTATTGCTGTTTCTTGCAGACAGGTCATAGTGCAATTATGCTCCTTGGCAGGCGCTGTTTTTCCTAATG ATAATGGTGATGCACAGATTGAACACTTTATGCACATACTTTCTGCTGTTATCATGTGGATTGAACCTCCAAATGTCATTGCGGAATCAATTAGAAATGGCGGAAGCGAAAG TGAGTTCATAGATGGTTGCCATGCCCTGCTTTCAGTGGCATCTTTGACTAACAGCTCACTTTTTGACAACCTCCTGAAATCGATAAG GCAATATGGCACAATTAACCTGCTTTCCGCTTTGACATCCGAAGCTGTCAAGTCTGTTCTGGATAACCAGAATGAAGAAGAAACCTGGGGTTCAGATGCTCTAGATATATTGTTAGAAACATGGAATGTTATTCTGGGG GAAGCTGATGCTGATAAAAGTCCTATGTCAGCTGATGGAGCACTCGCAGCTTCAAATTTGTTTAAGATCATTGCAGAGTCACATTTGaagg CTGCTGCTGATTCTGCATTTGAAGATAATGATGACGCTGAATACTTTCATGTTTCTGTTTCAA AGCGTGATGAGCAGTTGGCCTTGTATGCTCTGATTGCACGAGCAGCTGCTGACACCGCCATACCCTTTCTTGAGCAATTATTTTCTGAGCGGTTTGCACGGCTAAGTCAG CAGGCAGATGTCCAGAATGACCCCACACGAACATTGGAGGAGCTGTATTGGCTGCTGCTGATTACCAGTCATGTCCTAACTGATTCAGGCGAAGGAGAAACACTGCTT ATTCCTGAAGCTTTACAGGCTGGATTCCCCAATGTAGTTGAAGTAGCACAGCATCCTGTAGTTACATTATCATG GTCTATAATAAACTTTTCAAGACAATGTCTGGACTCAGGAATTAGAGGAAGGTACTTCAGTCCCCGGCTGATGGAG GCAGTGATTTGGTTCTTGGCCAGATGGGTTGCAACCTATTTAGTACCGCTTGATGTTAGTAGAGAAATCGATAGTATGGGTAAACATGGATCCCAACATTCTAGAAAACTGCTGAACAGTTTTGCGTGGGAGAATAACCAAGGAGAGCTTGTTCTTGATTTTGTTGTTCTCATCTCAATGGTAGCACTTACTACATATCAGGGCGAAATTGAGCTGCAG ACACTCACATGCCAAAAGCTACTTGCCACAGTTGTTCGACGGAAACACACATGTGCTTATGTTGTGCAGTTG GATTCATGGCGTGATCTTACAACAGCTTTTGCGAGTGGGCGTTCTTTATTTTCATTGAGTGGACGTTTACAG AGATCTCTAGCAGAAACACTTGCATGTGCAGCTTCCTGCATCAAGGATCCTGAGGCATCTGTGCA GTATTTGAGAGACCTCATGGGACCAGTCGCAGGATGCCTAGTAGAAAATGCTAGCAGGAGTGATCTCAAATCTGTTGCACATCAACCAGATGTTATCTACATG GTCTGTTGCCTATTGGAAAGGCTAAGAGGAGCTGCTAGAGCTACTCAGCCTCGCACTCAAAAGGTTCTGTTTGAGATGGGTCATACCGTGATGAACTCACTCTTGACTCTTCTGGAAGTGTACAAAAATCAG CCTGAAGTCATATACATGATACTCAAGTTCGTGGTTGACTTCATTGATGGTCAAGCTGTATTCCTGGATGGTAAGGAGACATCAGTCTTGATGAGCTTTTGCTTACGACTGCTCCAGATATACTCCTCGCATAATATTGGAAAG GTAATGCTCTCCCTGTCTTCAACTCTGCGCAGTGAGTCACAATCTGAAAAATATAAGGATCTGCGTGCTTTGCTTCGGCTTTTAACAAATATATGCTCCAAGGATTTG GTGGGTTTCCTATCTGATAGCAACATTGAGGGCTCCCCAGATATTGCAGAG GTCATCTATGTTGGTCTTGATATTGTGACTCCCTTGATATCTTTGGACCTTCTTAAGTACCCTAAACTCAGTCGTGAT TATTTTATACTGATGTCACACTTGTTGGAAGTGTACCCTGAGAAGGTTGCTCACTTAAACAGGGATGCTTTTGGAAGAATTATTGGCAGTCTTGAATTTGGCCTGCGCAATCAG GATAGCGATGTTGTTGAGAGGTGCCTGGCAGCAGTAAATGCTCTTGCTTCATACCATTTCAAAGAAAGAATTGGAGGGAGAGGAGGACTTAGTTCACAGCTTATGGAATCTGAAGGATCAAATGGCAAGCTACAGGAAAGCATATCAAGCCACTTCTTGAGGCTTCTCCTGCAATTACTTCTGTTTGAAGATTTCAG AATGGAATTAGCAGGGTCTGCTGCAGATGCTTTGCTTCCTTTGCTTTTCTGTGAACAGGAGTTATAtcag AGGCTGGTCCATGAGTTGCTTGAGAAACAGCAGAATCCGACTGTGAAATCAAGGCTGGCAGTTGCTTTCCATAATCTTACAAGCTCTAACAATCTCTCAAGCACGCTTGACCGTCCAAATCGGCAGAAATTCAGGAAAAATCTCCGTACTTTCTTAGGCGAGGTCTCAAGCTTCATGCAGATAAAGTAA
- the LOC127300419 gene encoding uncharacterized protein isoform X3, with the protein MHKRLEFPDQEKGAIFFEVEQSIRGMHGPNRQFAGINFLETLVSEFSPSTASSMGLPKEFHEQCQWSLEVKFLKDFYVWAQAAVFNTADKILNSNVTIPEEKACSAALRLMLQILSWSFKPTLEHENSDAKIKSGLRSDAINLKKFERSLVKPGSSWTDVLISSAHTTWVLNFYTTLRQKYSYDTLWGDSPIAVSCRQVIVQLCSLAGAVFPNDNGDAQIEHFMHILSAVIMWIEPPNVIAESIRNGGSESEFIDGCHALLSVASLTNSSLFDNLLKSIRQYGTINLLSALTSEAVKSVLDNQNEEETWGSDALDILLETWNVILGEADADKSPMSADGALAASNLFKIIAESHLKAAADSAFEDNDDAEYFHVSVSKRDEQLALYALIARAAADTAIPFLEQLFSERFARLSQQADVQNDPTRTLEELYWLLLITSHVLTDSGEGETLLIPEALQAGFPNVVEVAQHPVVTLSWSIINFSRQCLDSGIRGRYFSPRLMEAVIWFLARWVATYLVPLDVSREIDSMGKHGSQHSRKLLNSFAWENNQGELVLDFVVLISMVALTTYQGEIELQTLTCQKLLATVVRRKHTCAYVVQLDSWRDLTTAFASGRSLFSLSGRLQRSLAETLACAASCIKDPEASVQYLRDLMGPVAGCLVENASRSDLKSVAHQPDVIYMVCCLLERLRGAARATQPRTQKVLFEMGHTVMNSLLTLLEVYKNQPEVIYMILKFVVDFIDGQAVFLDGKETSVLMSFCLRLLQIYSSHNIGKVMLSLSSTLRSESQSEKYKDLRALLRLLTNICSKDLVGFLSDSNIEGSPDIAEVIYVGLDIVTPLISLDLLKYPKLSRDYFILMSHLLEVYPEKVAHLNRDAFGRIIGSLEFGLRNQDSDVVERCLAAVNALASYHFKERIGGRGGLSSQLMESEGSNGKLQESISSHFLRLLLQLLLFEDFRMELAGSAADALLPLLFCEQELYQRLVHELLEKQQNPTVKSRLAVAFHNLTSSNNLSSTLDRPNRQKFRKNLRTFLGEVSSFMQIK; encoded by the exons ATGCACAAAAG GCTTGAGTTTCCGGACCAAGAAAAAGGCGCTATCTTCTTTGAG GTTGAGCAGTCCATCCGGGGCATGCATGGGCCTAATCGACAGTTTGCTGGGATCAATTTCTTAGAAACCTTG GTTTCAGAGTTTTCCCCTTCAACTGCTTCTTCTATGGGCCTGCCTAAGGAGTTCCATGAACAATGCCAATGGTCACTTGAAGTGAAGTTTCTGAAG GACTTCTATGTCTGGGCACAAGCTGCTGTATTCAATACCGCAGACAAAATCTTGAATTCAAATGTAACTATACCTGAGGAGAAAGCATGTTCAGCGGCATTGCGCCTAATGCTTCAAATATTAAGCTGGAGCTTCAAGCCAACTTTGGAACATGAGAATTCAGATGCTAAGATAAAGTCTGGTTTGAGGAGCGATGCCATAAATCTGAAGAAATTTGAACGTTCATTGGTCAAG CCAGGGTCTTCGTGGACTGATGTTCTAATATCAAGTGCACATACTACCTGGGTTTTGAACTTCTACACTACCCTGCGCCAGAAGTACTCTTATGATACACTATGGGGCGATTCTCCTATTGCTGTTTCTTGCAGACAGGTCATAGTGCAATTATGCTCCTTGGCAGGCGCTGTTTTTCCTAATG ATAATGGTGATGCACAGATTGAACACTTTATGCACATACTTTCTGCTGTTATCATGTGGATTGAACCTCCAAATGTCATTGCGGAATCAATTAGAAATGGCGGAAGCGAAAG TGAGTTCATAGATGGTTGCCATGCCCTGCTTTCAGTGGCATCTTTGACTAACAGCTCACTTTTTGACAACCTCCTGAAATCGATAAG GCAATATGGCACAATTAACCTGCTTTCCGCTTTGACATCCGAAGCTGTCAAGTCTGTTCTGGATAACCAGAATGAAGAAGAAACCTGGGGTTCAGATGCTCTAGATATATTGTTAGAAACATGGAATGTTATTCTGGGG GAAGCTGATGCTGATAAAAGTCCTATGTCAGCTGATGGAGCACTCGCAGCTTCAAATTTGTTTAAGATCATTGCAGAGTCACATTTGaagg CTGCTGCTGATTCTGCATTTGAAGATAATGATGACGCTGAATACTTTCATGTTTCTGTTTCAA AGCGTGATGAGCAGTTGGCCTTGTATGCTCTGATTGCACGAGCAGCTGCTGACACCGCCATACCCTTTCTTGAGCAATTATTTTCTGAGCGGTTTGCACGGCTAAGTCAG CAGGCAGATGTCCAGAATGACCCCACACGAACATTGGAGGAGCTGTATTGGCTGCTGCTGATTACCAGTCATGTCCTAACTGATTCAGGCGAAGGAGAAACACTGCTT ATTCCTGAAGCTTTACAGGCTGGATTCCCCAATGTAGTTGAAGTAGCACAGCATCCTGTAGTTACATTATCATG GTCTATAATAAACTTTTCAAGACAATGTCTGGACTCAGGAATTAGAGGAAGGTACTTCAGTCCCCGGCTGATGGAG GCAGTGATTTGGTTCTTGGCCAGATGGGTTGCAACCTATTTAGTACCGCTTGATGTTAGTAGAGAAATCGATAGTATGGGTAAACATGGATCCCAACATTCTAGAAAACTGCTGAACAGTTTTGCGTGGGAGAATAACCAAGGAGAGCTTGTTCTTGATTTTGTTGTTCTCATCTCAATGGTAGCACTTACTACATATCAGGGCGAAATTGAGCTGCAG ACACTCACATGCCAAAAGCTACTTGCCACAGTTGTTCGACGGAAACACACATGTGCTTATGTTGTGCAGTTG GATTCATGGCGTGATCTTACAACAGCTTTTGCGAGTGGGCGTTCTTTATTTTCATTGAGTGGACGTTTACAG AGATCTCTAGCAGAAACACTTGCATGTGCAGCTTCCTGCATCAAGGATCCTGAGGCATCTGTGCA GTATTTGAGAGACCTCATGGGACCAGTCGCAGGATGCCTAGTAGAAAATGCTAGCAGGAGTGATCTCAAATCTGTTGCACATCAACCAGATGTTATCTACATG GTCTGTTGCCTATTGGAAAGGCTAAGAGGAGCTGCTAGAGCTACTCAGCCTCGCACTCAAAAGGTTCTGTTTGAGATGGGTCATACCGTGATGAACTCACTCTTGACTCTTCTGGAAGTGTACAAAAATCAG CCTGAAGTCATATACATGATACTCAAGTTCGTGGTTGACTTCATTGATGGTCAAGCTGTATTCCTGGATGGTAAGGAGACATCAGTCTTGATGAGCTTTTGCTTACGACTGCTCCAGATATACTCCTCGCATAATATTGGAAAG GTAATGCTCTCCCTGTCTTCAACTCTGCGCAGTGAGTCACAATCTGAAAAATATAAGGATCTGCGTGCTTTGCTTCGGCTTTTAACAAATATATGCTCCAAGGATTTG GTGGGTTTCCTATCTGATAGCAACATTGAGGGCTCCCCAGATATTGCAGAG GTCATCTATGTTGGTCTTGATATTGTGACTCCCTTGATATCTTTGGACCTTCTTAAGTACCCTAAACTCAGTCGTGAT TATTTTATACTGATGTCACACTTGTTGGAAGTGTACCCTGAGAAGGTTGCTCACTTAAACAGGGATGCTTTTGGAAGAATTATTGGCAGTCTTGAATTTGGCCTGCGCAATCAG GATAGCGATGTTGTTGAGAGGTGCCTGGCAGCAGTAAATGCTCTTGCTTCATACCATTTCAAAGAAAGAATTGGAGGGAGAGGAGGACTTAGTTCACAGCTTATGGAATCTGAAGGATCAAATGGCAAGCTACAGGAAAGCATATCAAGCCACTTCTTGAGGCTTCTCCTGCAATTACTTCTGTTTGAAGATTTCAG AATGGAATTAGCAGGGTCTGCTGCAGATGCTTTGCTTCCTTTGCTTTTCTGTGAACAGGAGTTATAtcag AGGCTGGTCCATGAGTTGCTTGAGAAACAGCAGAATCCGACTGTGAAATCAAGGCTGGCAGTTGCTTTCCATAATCTTACAAGCTCTAACAATCTCTCAAGCACGCTTGACCGTCCAAATCGGCAGAAATTCAGGAAAAATCTCCGTACTTTCTTAGGCGAGGTCTCAAGCTTCATGCAGATAAAGTAA